TGAATTTGGCAAGCCACTAACCATCGAAGAAGTGACAATCCCCAAGGTAACCCCCGGCAAAATTCTGGTGAAAATCGAGGCATCGGGCGTATGCCACACCGATTTGCATGCTGTTGAAGGCGACTGGCCGGTAAAACCAAACCCGCCTTTTATTCCCGGCCATGAAGGTGTTGGCGTTGTTGCCGAGGTTGGTGAAGGCGTTAAATCCGTCAAGGCGGGGGACCGCGTTGGTGTGCCCTGGTTACATTCCGCCTGCGGACATTGCCATCATTGCATTACCGGCTGGGAAACCCTGTGCGGTGAACAGCTAAATACCGGATATTCCGTGAATGGCGGTTTTGCCGAATATGTCCTGGCCGATCCCGATTATGTCGGCCACCTGCCCGACGCCCTTGAATACGGCAATGCCGCCCCGGTTTTGTGTGCCGGTGTTACCGTTTACAAAGGCCTGAAGGAAACAGAATGCAAACCGGGTGAAACGGTTGTGATTTCCGGTGTTGGCGGGCTGGGCCATATGGCCGTGCAATATGCCAAGGCGATGGGCATGAAAGTTATCGCTGTTGACATTGCCAATGACAAACTGAAACTCGCCAAAGATCTGGGTGCTGACTGGACCCTGAATGCCGCCGAAACCGACGTTGTTGCCGAAGTGCAAAAACAGATGGGCGGTGCCAATGGCGTGCTGGTCACGGCTGTATCCAATGCGGCCTTCAAACAGGGTGTTGGCATGCTGGGCCGCCATGGCACCATGGCCCTGTGTGGCCTGCCGCCGGGAACGTTCGAGCTCGATATTTTCGATACCGTGCTGTCGCGCAAAACCATTCGCGGTTCCATCGTCGGCACCCGTGCCGACCTTCAGGAAGCCCTTGAATTTGCAGGCGACGGTAAAGTGCATTCGCATTTCACCACCGAACCGCTGGAAAACATCAATTCCATCTTTGATCGCATGCGTGGCGGCAAAATTGATGGCCGCATTGTGATGTCGATCTGACCCGCAATTTTCAATAAACCCAACAAAATGCCGTGTCAGGTGTTTCTGACACGGCATTTATATTTGTTGGTGTCAGGCAGCACGCACTAACGCTGCCTCATGGTCCAGCAGCCATTGTTTACGGGCAAGGCCGCCTGCATACCCCGTAAGCGTCCCGTCAGAGCCAATAACCCGGTGGCAGGGTACAAGGATGGAAACCGGGTTTAGGGCATTGGCGCGTGCAACGGCGCGTACGGCCTTTGGGTTGCCCAGTTTGGTGGCCATCCCGGCATAGGAAACATGGGTGCCTGTTGGAATTTCAATTAAGGCCTGCCAAACCATTTTTTGAAAATCAGTTCCGCGCAGGTCAAGATCAGCCAATGGCAAAGGCATATGTTTTCCCGCGAAATAACCATCCAGCCAGGCCGTTACCGATGCCGACACTTTGCCGTTTTCCTGCCAGTCAACAGATTTGAACCGCCGGGACTGGATCAGAACCATTCGCCCATCATTATCTTCAAAATCAAGGTGCACCAACCGGCCATCAACCGATGCCAGGCCCAGCTTGCCAATCGGGCTGTCATATCGGGCGATATCAATTACCGTTTTCATGGTCATCTTCCTTTTCAATCAGGTCGTTCCCACCTTGATCCGGGATAAGTGCCGACCACAAATATTGCGCGGCATAGGCCCGCCAGGGCCGCCACACCACCGAATGCTTTTCAAGGTCTTTGGCCGTTGCCGGGCCACCGCCGATTTGCGACCCCTTTAAAATGCCCAGATCAGCCGC
The window above is part of the Thalassospira marina genome. Proteins encoded here:
- the adhP gene encoding alcohol dehydrogenase AdhP — translated: MRATMKAAVAREFGKPLTIEEVTIPKVTPGKILVKIEASGVCHTDLHAVEGDWPVKPNPPFIPGHEGVGVVAEVGEGVKSVKAGDRVGVPWLHSACGHCHHCITGWETLCGEQLNTGYSVNGGFAEYVLADPDYVGHLPDALEYGNAAPVLCAGVTVYKGLKETECKPGETVVISGVGGLGHMAVQYAKAMGMKVIAVDIANDKLKLAKDLGADWTLNAAETDVVAEVQKQMGGANGVLVTAVSNAAFKQGVGMLGRHGTMALCGLPPGTFELDIFDTVLSRKTIRGSIVGTRADLQEALEFAGDGKVHSHFTTEPLENINSIFDRMRGGKIDGRIVMSI
- a CDS encoding methylated-DNA--[protein]-cysteine S-methyltransferase; translation: MKTVIDIARYDSPIGKLGLASVDGRLVHLDFEDNDGRMVLIQSRRFKSVDWQENGKVSASVTAWLDGYFAGKHMPLPLADLDLRGTDFQKMVWQALIEIPTGTHVSYAGMATKLGNPKAVRAVARANALNPVSILVPCHRVIGSDGTLTGYAGGLARKQWLLDHEAALVRAA